The following DNA comes from Astatotilapia calliptera chromosome 6, fAstCal1.2, whole genome shotgun sequence.
AATGGCTGCAGAGGTTTGATTTTGAATGTTAGCATTGCTACTTTAGTGACACCTGATCCTCTATGTTGATGTTGCATCATGTTTCAGGTGGAAAGTTGTGAAAGCAGTTCTCCCAGTATGGACGAGGTGTCCCTGAGTGAGTTTGGTGAGTGGACGGAGATCCCCGGGGCACATTATGTCATCCCTGAAGGTTTTATGAAGATCATGGAGCTCCTGGCCCAGGACATCCCCTCCCACACCATCTGCCTTCGCAAGCCGGTGCGCTGCATCCACTGGAACTACTCAGCCCAGCATCAGGAGGTGATCACTAAGAGCAGCGACGACAACCACAATGAAAACAACCACAGCAGCCAGCCTGTGATGCGGGGTCACCCTGTCAGCGTGGAGTGCGAGGATGAGGAGTGGATCATGGCCGACCACGTGATCGTGACGACCTCTCTGGGCGTGCTGAAGCAAAACCACGAAGCCATGTTCTCGCCCTCTCTTCCCGAGGACAAGGTCCTCGCCATCGAGAAGTTGGGCATCAGCACCACCGACAAGATATTCTTGGAGTTTGAGGAGCCCTTCTGGAGCCCCGAGTGTAACAGCATCCAATTTGTGTGGGAGGACGAGGCCCAACTGGAGCAGCTGGCCTACCCCGAGGAGCTGTGGTACAAAAAAATCTGTAGCTTTGATGTCCTCTATCCACCTGAGCGCTACGGCTACATGCTGAGCGGCTGGATCTGTGGGCAGGAGGCGCTGTACATGGAGCGCTGCGATGACGAAACGGTGGCCGAGACCTGCACTGAGCTGCTGAGGCGCTTTACAGGTGAGGGCATGTAGACGCAGATGTATAGAGCTTGGACAGTTTTACGCTCATAACAAGATATGCTATTCttatgactttttaaaactgcatttaaaataGGATCTAGTTTAACTAACAAAGAACTATTGAGGACAAATAAGAGATCTCTACTTTTATAATCTTCACTTCTGTGGATTTAATAAACCAGGCAAATTCAGCTGTAACCTCCTTCTTTAATTCTAGTGAAGCCTTCACTAAGAATCAGTCATCTAAAACTAACACGGTTCAGTCTGAGGCTGTGAGTTCAGTGACTCATTTGTACTATGATTAAGGTTGGGTCATTGTACTTCATAGAAAGGAAATGATGTCACCTTTCAGCTGTGATGtaagcaccttttttttttctgcaaagaaAGGCTGAGAGATAATACCGCTGAATGACTCTGGTGCCTTCTTTGTGTTCGGTGAACAGCAGCTTACCAGTCTCGTGTCACCGCTCAGAGAGCTGATGTTGCACAAGGCAGAGAGTCATTTATTGTCACTGGGATTTTTAACCATCCCTTCTTttatacatacacaaacaatCCAGTACTTGCTGCTACCAGTTACATGATGCACGTCACATCTTGCGCaactggggaaaaaacagaaggcTGACTAACTGCTTCAAAGTGACTGGAAGCTAAAATGTAACACGCACTACTGTTTGGCAACTTGCATAAGGTAAGAAGTGCAGAGAGGAAAGGTCTCGGATTATATTCTACCTCAGAAGTAGGTCACAGAGACACTTACTGTCACTTCATGATAAGGTCAGTGGACTGTAATTTGCACAGAGAAGCCAAACACATACAGTCACTCCTCATTTAGGTCAGCGTGGTTTAATCCCTTCAGCTGTTTGCTTAATTGCATCACTCACTGGTGCCTCTCTGCTCGCACACAGTCACAAGTTGATTTGTGTTGGCAGATTAAACATCCAAGTGTAAAAGCTAGTCCAGGTTAGCTGCTGGTCTTTCATATAATTTTACCATTTTAGAGGTATCTGAAAAACATCTCAACAACTTGGAGTTGCTTTGAAATTGTTGTAcagacatttctttctttcacacctgatgatgatggtggctCATGAAATGTCAACCATCAGTTATCGTTCTCTGCTTTTGTTGATTTAGGGATGGTTTTTAAATCTTAGCATCCTAACCCACTGACATGGTAGCTCCTAAACATGTTGGATCTGCCACAGTGAGAGCTGAGACGGATAATAAGAGCAGCTATTGTCGACTTGCTGACTGTCATTGTCTTTTTATCTCAGCTGACTCCTTTGTCTTTCCACCCTTTCGTCCATCTCCAGGGAACCCCGACATTCCAAAGCCCCGGCGCATCCTGCGCTCCTCATGGGGCAGCAACCCGTACATCCGAGGCTCCTACTCCTTCACCAGAGTCGGATCCAGTGGTGCGGACTGTGAAAAGCTGGCCATGCCACTACCTTATGCCAATAGCACCAAGGCTCCAGTAAGAACTGCTTACATTACAGTTGCTAGATATTTAGTTGTCATTTATTGATTAGTagacatccttttttttttttaatgcactaCACAAACTCTTTGAGTAGAACAGTGCCATGTAAGTGCCAGTCTATTGACCATTTTACCACTTTTATCCATATACTGTATGTTGACTTTACACTTTTTCTTTATAATTATTTCCACAGTTCCCTTTCTAGAAAATGTTTTACTGATTATTTTATAGTTTGAAATCTTATATTTTTTACTTAGAAGCTGAACTGTTCTGAGTGTAGACGTTTGGGATGGCAGTGTTTTTGCCCTCATGGTTTGTTTACAACCTTCGGCCACACTCAGAGATCATGTGCCCAGTGTGGCCGCGTCATCACATACATGTCAGAGCCCAGCTGGTGCAGAGCGAATACAGCTGGTGTCAGGAGGGTCCGAAGTGCTGATTGCAGGCCAAAAGTCTAGACCATGAAACTCGATGCATTCTGGGTGAAAGGGAGAAGGGGCTAGGAGTGTGGGGGTGGAGGATCCGTGTGTTCACTTGACACTGCTGAAGGAACGGCATGACCCCCTTCTGCTGAAGTGTACAACCCTGGCAAAGTGAAATCCCGAGCCCTCAGGAAAGTTTCTGTAGCCTCCTACATGTGGAGCACTAACAAGGGAGTGAAATAGGAGCGAGTGCCTcaggagaaacagaaaaaaccaACATGATGACATTGATGGATCGTGATTGAATCTCATTTTTGTTCCCTCTCTGGtttcctctcctcccctctttGCTCAGCCCTTACAGGTCCTGTTTGCTGGAGAGGCCACCCACAGAAAATACTATTCCACTACCCATGGTGCTTTGCTATCAGGGCAGAGAGAGGCCACTCGCCTGATGGAGATTTACCAGGACTTGAACAGCGCGGAAACCACGAAGcctaatatataaaaataaatgaacctCTGACtagtgaaaaaaatacaaacctgTTGAGTTGAAGCTTTTCATCCTGATGATTAAGTTATACTTAAAAGCATAGCTCGGGCATTATTACACCTGTAACAAATGACTTTTGTTTCTATTGTACTGTAGATTTGAATCATGCTAAATTTTTATTTGAGATGTACTGTTCAGAAGTTGCCAATGGTGctgtcatttcatttctttatcattctttttttaatcagtaaTTTAATGTTTATAATAACAGCATCTGTAATTTAACTTGTTTTTGTAAGTGCCTTCTGTACGTAATGCTATGTTATTtcgaaaataatgaaaatactaaacaaaaaaaatcgaaggttttaacaaaataaaagttttatcaTCATTTAAtacggttttgttttgttttcttgattCATTAAATTTATTAAACACACCAGTGGATGTGCAGATGTTCTCATTATTTTGAGTGAGAGGGAGCACAAAGTGGTGCACGtggaaagaagaggaaaaaggcTCCAAAGTGACAGATGGTGTTAGAACAGGCCTCAGCCCAGCCTCCACTTCTGTTGGACAACACTGTCAATCCTCTTAATCAGAGACGGAAAAGACCAGGGAAGGTTTTAATTAACAACAAATGAAAACGGGTTTtaaattctgtgtttacgcCCCACCGATCATCATTTTCCAGAGTCAGGTGGTCGTATGAAAACAAGCCCTCTTTAACTACAAACCCTCACCGCTTGTTAACACACAAATCTAACCAGCTAATCGCATGACAGCAACTGCATGATTCAGGCATGGTAGGTCTGAATCTGTCGCGATTGTTGGTGCCAAATAGGCAggtctgagtattttagaaactgaTGAGCAGCTAGAATTTTACTCAAAAATTTAAGGGAACTacttaaaaaatttttttaaagtattacaAAGAAtgctctgaaaaagaaaatgtccagTGAGAGGCAGTTCTGAGGAAAAGTGCCTTATTAATGtaagaggagaatggccagactgctttaatGTTAAGTGGGGGGTAATATTAACTCAAATAACTACTGGTTAGAACTGAGGTATGCAGCAGAGCATCTCAAGATGCACCacaagcagcagaagaccgATTCACACATGCTGACCAAAATTGGATATTAAAAGACTGAGAAATGGGATGTGTCAGCAACAAAAGTTTCATCACATCAGGAGAGCTAAAATGActaaatttttcatttaaaaaaaagttttttaacaTTTAGGCTATTTTTCATTAGGGGAAAGAGTAAGTGGCTTTTCCAACACTGAATATGGGAAGCTTTAAGGGGAAAAGTTCACAACATTGACTTTCACCAATTTATGCTAGCCATGTCAACAAACACGCTAACTGTTGGACTTTATAGAGCATGGAAGAAAATAACTTATGTGGAGTCTGGCAGGCAGATGTCAGTTCAGTGCATTATTTGTTTCAGTTGCTTGTAGATTGTTCAGAATTAATCTCACAGAATTGATAAATGGTTcagaaaagtgttttattttattaaaacattcacatataaTTAGAGAACTCCAAGACCGGCACAAAAAATAACTGCAGAGGAAAGTAACTCAAAATTGCCCCTCTGTGCTTTAAGGATAAATCGGTGCACCCTGACAAGCACCATGTCACGAATGGTTACCCAGAATCCATTACTGATCACATGTTTGGTTGGAAGTTTCCAATTAAAATCTACTTAGGCTGCAGATCTGTAGTTGTGGTCAGCTTTATTTAAGCCACATTAAGGAAGCAGCCGAAAGAAGCCTACAGTACTACATATCAGTTCTGCACAGAGACTTTTACCTGATTTCCAAAGTATTGCAAACAGTATGTGTTTCAGATTTTTGCCTCAATGTCTCTTTTTCAACCCAGacacttcttttttattttcctatatGCCCCAAAACTTCTTagtctcaaaaactcacagAAATCCATGCATCAAACATTTGGCATTACAGGGTTAAAGCACAGAGACGAGATAATTTGAGGGTTGCGAATCTGCACCCTACAGGCAGCTCGGCTCTTATGGGAAACAGCTGAAGCACAGACTGACGACCACATAAGCAGCAAGGACACAGATCCATCTTCGTGATGTAAACTTGCTGCCAGATATGAAAATCAAGCAGCGTCAGATGGTGAACGAGAAGGAGAATAGACTCAAGTTCAAACGTGAGAATGACGTGCATCCAAGAGTTTAACGTGTCAGTGCTGAGGGACACGGCGCGCCCCCCGAAGATGAACAGACGACCCGTGTAGGCTCTTTAATTTTGTGTTTAAACTGTTTGGGAACTAAAGCCTCTAAATGGTCACGGGCCACCCACACAGGTGTTTTCACTTTGTCTGATTAGACCTCGTCTCATTACTGTGTGGGCAAGTGCAGACAGAGCCTGACTGAAGTCGCTGTTATTGCTCCTTTCAAGGTGGAACAATTCGTACtgccacacagaaaaaaaagggagcttTAATTCACGACTGAGAAAAGATGTCTGTTCTCTAGCATGGGGTGCATTCTGTTCTCACTCAGTGCAATCCACAAAGACCATCACGCACACATTCAAAACAACATTTCAATGCATTCCCCAAATCttggaaaaatgtaaaagcagtAAAATTACAAAGTCGAAAGGCCCATATATAAAACTAGATAGTCGTAATTCCTGGTATCTAATAATAGTGTTGATATTTGTGCACGTTTGCTGCTTAAATGTATTTGAATTTGAACAAAGGTGACCTGCTGCTCAGCTGCAGTCCCCAGAACACGTTTCAGAAGTCATCAGCGGTTTGGCCTTCACAACAGACTTTCTGCTTGTAACTGCAGGAAAACCATTAAAAGCATTAACAATGACTCACTTCAATGCCTCTCTGTGAGCATGCAGGCACACAATGTCAGGACAATCCCTCAGAGAAAGGCAGTAATGGTTTATACATTATACacctgtgtttttctgcactgaGCTCGAAGCGTCGCTTGTGAATGATGTCTGATGTATGTGCTGGATCGATGGATGGCTCGGTGTGAGAAAATGAGTTCCTCTTGTTCCTATCGTCTTTTAATTTGAGCAAGAGGCAGAATAAATATTCAACCTTGATCTTTTGTGAATCGGCACCAAGCCTCTGGGCAACTTTCAGCCCATCTAAGCAGAGGTGGAAAACCCCTGAGTGGGTTTGTaattaaaaatgagtgaaacCCTTCTTCCTTTTTCAATATTATGCAATTAACTGTATATTTACCTGTACGTGGGGCACTTAATAGATCAGCTAAAGCTAGGATTTGtaagtaaatacatttaaagattACCAATATATCTACTTTTTATCACCTGTTAGCTTAATTTATATTACATGCATGTATATTGTGCTTTCCTTCCTCCCTACTTGTGGAGCTGTTATGTGGTATTCTAGCTGACAGTTGGGAATGTGTGCCACAATAGCATGTAGAGACCAACACCTTATATTTGGGAAATACCGCTAAAATAGAAACACACTTCCTCATATTGAAAGGTTAGTTCATGCTTGTATTACTTCTAGGCTTGACTACTGTTATTCATTATTATATCACGTTGCTGTAAAAGCTCCCTGAAAAACATTCATCCAGAATGCTGTGGCAAAAGTAGACGTGCTCTCTGCTTTTAGGATTAGGCTTGAACGCTTATAGTTTGGGCTGGATCATCAGGCACTCTAGCAGAGACTAAACTTTTGAAAAACACATATGCCTGTGTCAACTCCACTGCCTGCTGTTCTCTGCTTCCCTTTGCAACAGGATGTTAGTAATTGCTTTCACTTCTTCCACTTAACAGAATTGAAACTAGAAGTACAATACATAAAGAGCAgcgcggtggttagcactgctgtctcacagcaagaaagAACAAGGTTCAAATTCACCATCTggcctgtgtggagtttgcatgttcttcctttgtctgcgtgggttcacttccagcttcctcccacagtccaaacacatgcagttagtggggttaggttcagtggtgattctaaactgacCATAGGTGTAAATGCGAGTGTCTGtctgttagccctgcaacagacctGGATCTGTCTAGgttgtaccccgcctctcgccctgcggtagctgggataggctccagctgcACCTctgaccctgataaggataagtggaagaaaatggatgaaaataCACAAAGCATGAGCCGGgggattttgtgtgtttgtgtgtggagaAGGCTCGGAGAGCACTATGCTGATTGCTTCACTGATATGCTAACAGCTTTTACCGTGATGGAAAAGCAAGGCTCGTCATCATTGAAGCCAACCTCAATGCAGAGATATTGATGAGATTCTGCAACCAGCAGCAGTCCCATATCTCAACACACTATGACTGAACTCAGTCCACCGACATGACAATGCTCGCCCCACAGAGTGGGGTTTATCAGAGACTACGTTAAGTTTGGGAGTGGAGAAGACAGATGACTGCCTGCAGTCCTGATCTCAACCTCACTAACACTTGTTGGATTAGGGTGGGCATGCAGTTTGGGCTAGAGTTACCAGTACAACCACACTGGCTGACTTGCGGCAAATGGGGGAAGAAGAATGGGATCCCATCccacagcagtgtgtgaccaAGGTGGTGACAAGGAGGTGGCAGACAGTTGTGTCTTCCACATGCTGTTGAGGCCTCTCTGTGTTAAATGAATAAACTGTTAAATTGCCAGTACCCTCTTGTTACTTTAGACTTCCAATCCTCCAATAAATACGGACACCAAGCATGAATAAGCTGTTCAGCATTGGCAGAGAAGATTTGGGGAGCTTTTCATGGgctcaacccacaaatgcattttgctTACAAATGTGGTAACATTTAGTGGAAGTAAACAGGCTTTCCAACGGTATAGGATTTATTGCAAGAAGCTTTGggacaacaaagaaataaaaaccaaacacaaatatCCTTAGTTTTTGTCCTCAGTTTGTTTACATAATGGTTTCTGTGGCAATTTTACTGTTATTGTGGTGTTCGAAGTTTtgattttcatgtttgttgacctttcagtttcttgtttttattatagtagattgtggtgtttttaaattgtttttt
Coding sequences within:
- the smox gene encoding spermine oxidase; translation: MQSCEISSDSTDDPLSSGLRIHRQPRIVVIGAGLAGLAATKILLKNGFTDVSVLEASDHIGGRVQSVQHGKATLELGATWIHGANGNPVYHLAEDNGLLEHTTDGERSVGRISLYTKNGVAHYQTNVGKRIPKDLVEEFSDLYNEVYELTQEFFKNGKPVCAESQNSVGVFTRDVVRKKIMLDPDDSDSTKKVKLSMLQQYLKVESCESSSPSMDEVSLSEFGEWTEIPGAHYVIPEGFMKIMELLAQDIPSHTICLRKPVRCIHWNYSAQHQEVITKSSDDNHNENNHSSQPVMRGHPVSVECEDEEWIMADHVIVTTSLGVLKQNHEAMFSPSLPEDKVLAIEKLGISTTDKIFLEFEEPFWSPECNSIQFVWEDEAQLEQLAYPEELWYKKICSFDVLYPPERYGYMLSGWICGQEALYMERCDDETVAETCTELLRRFTGNPDIPKPRRILRSSWGSNPYIRGSYSFTRVGSSGADCEKLAMPLPYANSTKAPPLQVLFAGEATHRKYYSTTHGALLSGQREATRLMEIYQDLNSAETTKPNI